Genomic segment of Nocardiopsis mwathae:
GCTGTGCGACAGATCGCGCCGACTCACCTGCCGAGCTTCGGCACGCACCTGGAACAAGCCGCCGAACAGGCGGCCGCGCAGAGCACCGTCGCACCCTTGCATGCCTTTCTTCAGTGGTGGGGGGAATTCGTGGCGATCCATCGTTACCCGGGCCGTGCTGCCCACCTGTGCCAGTTGGAGGAAGCTGTCGCCACCAGCGACGACCCTCATACAGTGCGTAGGTCAGCGGCCGAGATCCGCGAGATCATGGAGTCCGCGCAGCGAGAGGTCTCTGCTGGTTGATCACGACATGGACATATGTGTACGAAACCGATGCAGAGCAGGTCGCCGTGGCCGCCACGACCAGTGAGGCTTGCTAGATTTTGGCCATGCGGTCAGAAATCGGTCGGGAGGGCCAGCACGAGCGCTCCTTCATCGAGAAGGCGCGGCGTGCGCAGATCATCGAGTCGGCGGTGGCGGTGATCTCGGAGGCCGGGTACGCCAAGGCGTCGCTGGCGCGGATCGCGCAGCACGCCGGGATCAGCAAGGGCGTGATCTCCTACCACTTCGACGGCAAGCACGAGCTGATGGAGCAGGTCGTCGAGCAGACCTACACCGCCGTCGCCGAGAACGTGGTGCGGCGCGTGCTGTCCGCGAGCACGGCGCGCGAGATGGTGCGCACCCACATCATGGCGGTGGCGGAGTTCATGCGCGCCCGTCCCGCCCACCTGCGGGCGCTGGGCGAGATCTTCGTCAACCTGCGGAACGACGACGGGTCGCTGCGCTACGGTGTCGCTGCGTCCGAACCGATCTACCGCGGGCTCGAAGACCTCTTCCGCGGCGGTCAGGCCGACGGCGAGTTCCGCGACTTCGACCCCCGCGTGATGGCCGTCAGCCTGCAGGCCTCGATCGACAGCATGTTCGGCTACTGGGCGGCCTACCCCGAGCACGACCCGGAGGCCCACGCGCGCGAACTGGCCGACATCTTCGACCACGCCACCCGCGCCGAGCCGCGCACCGACGAGAGCGCTGCCCCGCAGTAGCCTCCGGCCCTCAAACGTCGCATCCGGTGGGCTGCCCCGGTCTGCCGCGCCCGGTTCCTGTCAGACCAGCCCGAGCTGGTCGAAGGTGGTGCGCAGCCGCTGGACGCCGTCGGCGATCTCCGCGGTCCCCGCCGTCCCGGCGAAGCTCAGCCGTATGTGCGGGGCCGGGGGCTCTGCCGGGAAGTAGGGGCGGCCGGGGGCGACGGCGACTCCGGCGCGCAGGGCGGTCGCGGCGAAGACGGTCTCATCGGCGCCCTCGGGTAGGCGCAGCCACAGGTGGTAGCCGCCCGAGGGCACGGCCGGGGCGGAGAGGCCGGGCAGTTCGCGCAGCAGCGCGGTGGCCATGGCGCGGCGGCGCTCGGTCAGTCCGGCGGCGACCGCCCGCAGGTGGCGCGCCCAGGCGGGGGATCCGACAAGTTCGAGCGCGGTCTCCTGCAGCGGCCGCGGCACGAAGAAGCTGTCGACGACCTGGATCGCGCGCAGCCGCTCCAGCACCGGGCCGCGTGCCGCCAGCGCGCCCACCCGCAGGCTGGGGGAGGTGCACTTGGTGAGCGAGCGGATGTGCACGACGGTTCCCTCGGGGTCGTCGGCCATGAGGGTGCGGGGCCGGGGGCCGGCGTCGGCGTGGACGAGGTAGCGGGCGAAGTCGTCCTCCACGACGAAGGCCCCGGCGGCGCGGGCGATGCGCAGGACCTCGCTCCTGCGGTGCTCGCCGAGCACGCTGCCGGTGGGGTTCTGGTAGAGCGGCTGGCAGATGAACAGCCGGGCCCCGGTGGCGCGGAAGGCGTCGGCCAGGAGTTCGGGGCGCACGCCGTCGTCGTCGATGGGGACCGGAACCGGGCGCACTCCCGAGGCGCGGGCCACGGCCAGCATCCCCGGGTAGGTGGGCGACTCGATGAGGACGGGCGCACCGGGCGGGGCGAGAGCACGCAGCGCGGTGGTGATCGCGCTCTGGCCGCCGGCGGTGATGATGACGTCGGAGGCGCCGAGGGTGCCGTCGTCGGGGCCGGCGATCTCGCGGGCGAACCAGCCGCGGAGCTCTTCGAGGCCCTCGATCGGCGGGCTGGCCCAGGCGCCGGGCCGCCGTCCGGCCCGGGCCAGTGCGGCGGCCAGTGCCCGTTC
This window contains:
- a CDS encoding DUF6247 family protein, coding for MPELTPAALRAAVRQIAPTHLPSFGTHLEQAAEQAAAQSTVAPLHAFLQWWGEFVAIHRYPGRAAHLCQLEEAVATSDDPHTVRRSAAEIREIMESAQREVSAG
- a CDS encoding TetR/AcrR family transcriptional regulator: MRSEIGREGQHERSFIEKARRAQIIESAVAVISEAGYAKASLARIAQHAGISKGVISYHFDGKHELMEQVVEQTYTAVAENVVRRVLSASTAREMVRTHIMAVAEFMRARPAHLRALGEIFVNLRNDDGSLRYGVAASEPIYRGLEDLFRGGQADGEFRDFDPRVMAVSLQASIDSMFGYWAAYPEHDPEAHARELADIFDHATRAEPRTDESAAPQ
- a CDS encoding aminotransferase-like domain-containing protein, translated to MKQSSSVAELAAALRREVNRYSPGEKLPSSRALVERYGVSPVTVSRAVAALAAEGLVVTRPGAGAFRARRNEGRGRTADTSWQEVALSAESASASGEPIPRTVDAAGVDATLAVPAPGVIAFNVGYLHSSLQPERALAAALARAGRRPGAWASPPIEGLEELRGWFAREIAGPDDGTLGASDVIITAGGQSAITTALRALAPPGAPVLIESPTYPGMLAVARASGVRPVPVPIDDDGVRPELLADAFRATGARLFICQPLYQNPTGSVLGEHRRSEVLRIARAAGAFVVEDDFARYLVHADAGPRPRTLMADDPEGTVVHIRSLTKCTSPSLRVGALAARGPVLERLRAIQVVDSFFVPRPLQETALELVGSPAWARHLRAVAAGLTERRRAMATALLRELPGLSAPAVPSGGYHLWLRLPEGADETVFAATALRAGVAVAPGRPYFPAEPPAPHIRLSFAGTAGTAEIADGVQRLRTTFDQLGLV